A genome region from Thalassococcus arenae includes the following:
- a CDS encoding homoserine dehydrogenase, translated as MSTPLRLGIAGLGTVGVGVVKIVRQKAALLSARAGRDVVITAVSARSRDKDRGVSLKGYAWEDDPVALAKRDDVDIFVELMGGSDGPAKAATEAALAAGKDVVTANKAMLAHHGQALAEQAEDKDRVLRFEAAVAGGIPVIKALTEGLAGNEITRVMGVMNGTCNYILTRMQATGQGYDVLFDECARLGYLEADPNLDVGGIDAGHKLALLSSIAFGTQVDFDAVELEGIQSITLEDIRQAADMGYRIKLLGVAQMTGRGLEQRMSPCLVPDASPLGQLEGGTNMVVIDGDAVGQVVLRGAGAGEGPTASAVMGDVMDIARGFRVSTFGMPATALKQARPARAVTPAAYYLRMELQDKPGALARVAAALGEAGVSIHRMRQYDHTTDTAPVLIVTHKTTRAALDAALAALPGTGVVTGDPVALRIEEV; from the coding sequence ATGTCCACCCCCTTGCGTCTTGGAATTGCCGGGCTGGGCACGGTCGGTGTCGGCGTGGTCAAGATCGTCCGGCAGAAGGCGGCGCTGCTGTCGGCGCGGGCGGGGCGCGACGTGGTCATCACCGCGGTGTCGGCGCGCAGCCGCGACAAGGATCGCGGCGTGTCGCTGAAAGGCTATGCCTGGGAGGACGACCCGGTGGCGCTGGCCAAGCGCGACGATGTCGACATCTTCGTCGAGCTGATGGGCGGGTCGGACGGCCCGGCCAAGGCCGCGACCGAGGCGGCGCTGGCCGCCGGCAAGGACGTGGTGACCGCCAACAAGGCGATGCTGGCCCATCACGGCCAGGCGCTGGCCGAACAGGCCGAGGACAAGGATCGGGTGCTGCGCTTCGAGGCCGCCGTGGCGGGCGGCATTCCGGTCATCAAGGCGCTGACCGAGGGGCTGGCGGGCAACGAGATCACCCGCGTCATGGGCGTGATGAACGGCACCTGCAACTACATCCTGACGCGGATGCAGGCCACCGGGCAGGGTTACGACGTGCTGTTCGACGAATGCGCGCGGCTGGGCTACCTGGAGGCCGATCCGAACCTGGACGTGGGCGGGATCGATGCGGGCCACAAGCTGGCGCTGCTGTCGTCGATCGCCTTCGGCACGCAGGTGGATTTCGACGCGGTCGAACTGGAGGGCATCCAGTCGATCACGCTGGAGGATATCCGCCAGGCCGCCGACATGGGCTATCGCATCAAGCTGCTGGGCGTGGCGCAGATGACCGGCCGGGGGCTGGAGCAGCGCATGTCGCCCTGCCTGGTGCCCGATGCCAGCCCGCTGGGACAACTGGAAGGCGGCACCAACATGGTGGTGATCGACGGCGACGCGGTGGGCCAGGTGGTGCTGCGCGGCGCCGGCGCCGGCGAGGGCCCGACCGCCAGCGCGGTGATGGGCGACGTGATGGACATCGCGCGCGGCTTTCGCGTGTCGACCTTCGGCATGCCCGCGACGGCGCTGAAGCAGGCGCGCCCGGCGCGCGCGGTGACGCCCGCCGCCTATTACCTGCGGATGGAATTGCAGGACAAGCCCGGCGCGCTGGCCCGGGTCGCCGCCGCCCTGGGCGAGGCCGGCGTTTCGATCCACCGGATGCGGCAATACGACCACACGACCGACACCGCCCCGGTGCTGATCGTCACCCACAAGACCACCCGCGCGGCTTTGGACGCGGCGCTGGCGGCGCTGCCCGGCACCGGCGTGGTCACCGGCGATCCGGTGGCGTTGCGCATCGAGGAAGTCTGA